A genomic segment from Epinephelus fuscoguttatus linkage group LG17, E.fuscoguttatus.final_Chr_v1 encodes:
- the LOC125904494 gene encoding 14-3-3 protein beta/alpha-B-like, which translates to MADKVEQVQKAEEEQIQKDKCDLVESAKLAEQAERYEDMAAAMKKFTEKFLVLNNEERNLFSVAYKNEVGARRSSWRVISSIEQKSECKKKKELAKEYREEIEAELNAICNEVLDLLDKYLIPNAECADSKVFYLKMKGDYYRYLAEVATGDKKESIITNSNKAYQEALDICQKEMEPTHPIRLGLALNYSVFYYEIVNSPSDACKLAKKAFDDAIAQLDTLNCDSYKDSTLIMQLLRDNLTLWMSDTQGEGEGECEGEETENQQVAQK; encoded by the exons ATGGCAGACAAGGTGGAGCAGGTACAGAAAGCCGAGGAGGAGCAGATACAGAAAGACAAGTGTGATCTGGTAGAGAGTGCCAAACTGGCTGAGCAGGCTGAGCGCTATGAGGACATGGCGGCAGCCATGAAGAAATTCACAGAGAAGTTCCTAGTTCTCAACAATGAGGAGCGCAACCTGTTCTCTGTTGCCTACAAGAATGAGGTGGGAGCTAGGAGGTCCTCCTGGAGGGTGATCTCCAGCATTGAGCAGAAGTCTGAGTGTAAGAAAAAGAAGGAACTGGCCAAGGAGTACAGAGAGGAGATTGAGGCGGAGCTGAATGCCATCTGCAACGAAGTACTG GACCTGCTTGACAAATATCTCATCCCCAACGCTGAGTGTGCTGACAGCAAAGTCTTCTACCTGAAGATGAAGGGAGACTACTACCGCTACCTGGCTGAGGTGGCCACTGGAGATAAAAAGGAGA GTATCATCACAAATTCAAATAAAGCCTACCAGGAAGCCTTGGATATCTGCCAAAAAGAAATGGAGCCTACACATCCCATCCGCCTAGGCCTCGCTCTTAACTACTCTGTCTTCTACTATGAGATCGTCAACTCACCTAGTGATGCCTGCAAACTGGCCAAAAAG GCCTTTGATGATGCCATTGCCCAGCTGGACACTCTCAATTGTGACTCCTACAAAGACAGCACCTTGATCATGCAGCTGCTCCGTGACAATCTGACA CTGTGGATGTCAGACACCCAGGGTGAAGGCGAAGGCGagtgtgagggagaggagacggAGAACCAGCAGGTTGCTCAGAAGTGA
- the znf706 gene encoding zinc finger protein 706 → MARGHQKLQSQQKNAKRQAEMKKAKGHDQKTAAKAALVFTCSVCKSQMPDPKTFKQHFESKHPKSPLPPELEGVEA, encoded by the exons ATGGCACGCGGGCATCAGAAGCTTCAGTCTCAGCAGAAAAATGCCAAGAGACAGGCGGAGATGAAGAAGGCCAAGGGGCATGATCAAAAGACGGCAGCCAAGGCAGCACTGGTGTTCACCTGCTCGGTGTGCAAG TCCCAGATGCCTGACCCAAAAACCTTCAAGCAACACTTTGAGAGCAAGCACCCGAAATCTCCTCTGCCCCCCGAGTTAGAGGGAGTGGAGGCATAA